From a region of the Chloroflexota bacterium genome:
- the fabF gene encoding beta-ketoacyl-ACP synthase II has translation MRRVVITGMGIVSPLGCGVEVVWQRLLAGQSGIGQLPEQISAGLASTIGGMVPSLADDPQAGFEPSAVANSKELRKMDRFIVLGLAAAAEALQQAQWQPQTAEAQERTATLIASCVGGFSTITQAVRTLDSKGPQRLSPFTVPAFLINLAAGHISIRYGFRGPIAAPVTACAASLQAIGDGARLIHSGEADVAVCGGTEAALDPVSLGGFAAARALATEFNDRPTLASRPFDQARDGFVMSEGAGVLILEDLDHALARGATPLVEVVGYGTTADAYHITSGPEDGSGAARAMRLALRQAQISAEDIQHLNAHATSTQVGDRGELAAIKQVFGENSGLAVSATKSSTGHLLGAAGAVEAIFTALAIRDQIAPATLNLEDPDPASAGIDLVAKQPRSMPIEYALSNGFGFGGVNASVILKRWQG, from the coding sequence ATGCGTCGTGTTGTCATTACCGGAATGGGAATTGTTTCACCGTTGGGTTGTGGGGTTGAGGTCGTTTGGCAACGCTTGTTGGCTGGGCAATCGGGTATTGGTCAATTGCCAGAGCAAATTAGCGCAGGTTTAGCCAGCACAATCGGCGGAATGGTGCCAAGTTTGGCCGATGATCCGCAGGCTGGTTTTGAACCAAGTGCCGTTGCCAATAGCAAAGAGCTACGCAAAATGGATCGCTTTATCGTGCTTGGTTTGGCGGCGGCTGCCGAGGCACTTCAACAAGCTCAATGGCAACCACAAACTGCGGAAGCCCAAGAGCGCACTGCAACCTTAATCGCCTCGTGCGTTGGTGGATTTTCGACCATTACCCAAGCGGTACGCACTTTAGATAGCAAAGGCCCGCAACGGCTCTCACCGTTTACCGTACCAGCCTTTTTGATCAACTTGGCAGCAGGCCATATTTCAATTCGCTATGGTTTTCGAGGGCCAATCGCCGCTCCGGTCACCGCATGCGCCGCTAGTTTGCAAGCGATTGGCGATGGTGCCCGCTTAATTCATAGTGGCGAAGCCGATGTCGCGGTTTGTGGTGGTACTGAGGCAGCGCTTGATCCAGTCAGTCTAGGCGGGTTTGCTGCCGCCCGCGCCTTAGCTACCGAGTTCAACGATCGGCCAACTTTAGCCTCACGCCCATTCGATCAAGCCCGTGATGGCTTTGTGATGAGCGAGGGTGCGGGTGTTTTGATTTTGGAAGATTTAGACCATGCCTTAGCCCGAGGCGCAACGCCATTGGTTGAGGTCGTTGGCTATGGAACAACTGCTGATGCCTACCACATCACCTCTGGCCCCGAAGATGGATCGGGCGCGGCACGAGCAATGCGCTTAGCCTTGCGCCAAGCCCAAATCTCTGCTGAAGATATTCAACATCTCAATGCCCATGCCACCTCAACCCAAGTTGGCGATCGCGGCGAACTTGCGGCAATTAAACAAGTATTTGGCGAGAACTCTGGATTAGCCGTGAGCGCTACCAAATCTTCAACTGGCCACTTGCTAGGAGCAGCGGGAGCAGTTGAGGCAATTTTCACGGCCTTGGCCATTCGCGACCAAATTGCCCCAGCCACATTAAACTTAGAAGATCCTGATCCAGCGAGTGCGGGCATTGATTTGGTAGCCAAGCAACCACGCTCAATGCCAATTGAATATGCCTTATCGAATGGCTTTGGCTTTGGTGGAGTCAACGCTAGCGTAATTCTCAAACGCTGGCAAGGCTAA
- a CDS encoding GAF domain-containing sensor histidine kinase produces MNLHDDDRAAEQEILERLATLSTMQFDDVDRAIQTYLAVACEVTGTTTALIGDLNRTHQYIRAIYPATTGNLAAGSTLAREDTFCQYIDVTSQPLVVDDAEIDLRVQRLLERLETPIRAYLGVPIPASTAMLTPTLCAFDPQAHCFTPIHVAALKLLAHQIARWMPLLRAPATDEPPVALTNLSVAELNQIVAHDIRNPLHFLQGTLELLQGDPLLPADHALGSLLPQAYNSVLHIQRLVRDLVDGTALMTGTLSFVRHTIDLSTLIPEIVAVASTMLRSTCRIHLELDPNLPALISDRDRVWQIVHNLVSNAVRYTEAGTITIRAYTSEKHMLNIEIEDTGPGISPTDSVRIWERHTRASTIAQGWGLGLAIVRALVLALGGQVGMTSTVGQGSCFWVIFPLARPEPALVDYQPWRS; encoded by the coding sequence ATGAATTTGCATGATGATGATCGTGCTGCCGAGCAGGAAATATTGGAGCGCTTGGCAACCCTCAGCACGATGCAATTTGATGACGTTGATCGCGCAATCCAAACTTATCTGGCAGTTGCATGCGAGGTAACTGGGACAACAACGGCCTTGATTGGCGACTTAAATCGAACGCATCAATATATTCGGGCGATTTATCCAGCGACGACTGGCAATTTGGCAGCAGGCAGCACCCTTGCTCGCGAAGATACTTTTTGTCAGTATATTGATGTGACTTCACAGCCCTTAGTTGTTGATGATGCTGAGATTGATTTACGGGTTCAACGCTTGCTTGAGCGGTTGGAAACGCCCATTCGCGCTTATTTGGGTGTGCCAATTCCGGCATCAACTGCCATGCTTACTCCAACTCTGTGTGCCTTTGATCCACAAGCGCATTGTTTTACACCGATTCATGTAGCAGCGCTTAAACTTTTGGCCCACCAAATTGCCCGCTGGATGCCATTGCTGCGTGCGCCCGCTACAGATGAGCCACCTGTTGCGCTGACGAATCTGAGTGTGGCTGAGCTTAACCAAATCGTCGCCCACGATATTCGCAATCCGTTGCATTTTTTGCAGGGAACTTTAGAATTATTGCAGGGTGATCCGCTCTTACCAGCCGATCATGCACTGGGTTCGTTGTTGCCACAGGCCTATAACTCGGTGTTGCATATTCAGCGACTTGTGCGCGATTTGGTCGATGGTACAGCATTGATGACTGGAACGCTCTCATTTGTGCGCCATACAATTGATCTAAGCACATTAATTCCTGAGATTGTGGCAGTCGCTAGCACAATGCTGCGTTCGACCTGTCGCATTCATCTGGAGCTTGATCCAAATTTGCCAGCGTTGATTAGCGATCGTGATCGGGTTTGGCAAATTGTACACAATTTAGTCAGCAATGCTGTGCGTTACACTGAAGCAGGCACGATTACGATTCGTGCGTATACCAGCGAAAAACACATGTTGAACATTGAAATTGAAGATACTGGGCCTGGCATCAGCCCCACTGATAGTGTGCGGATTTGGGAACGCCACACGCGTGCTAGTACGATCGCCCAAGGCTGGGGCTTGGGTTTAGCAATTGTGCGGGCACTGGTGCTGGCCTTGGGTGGCCAAGTTGGCATGACCAGTACCGTAGGTCAAGGTAGCTGTTTTTGGGTAATTTTCCCTTTAGCTCGGCCTGAACCAGCCTTGGTCGATTATCAGCCTTGGCGTTCGTAG
- a CDS encoding Gfo/Idh/MocA family oxidoreductase: MQQLKWGLLGTGWIAEQFANALADLPNAQRWSVLSRNQASAESFAQTHQFAHAYSDQAAFLADPELDVVIIGSPHPRHAEQTIACLNAGKHVLCEKPMGINSQQVEAMIAAAQANQRFLMEAMWMWFHPSTIKAKQLIEAGAIGKPHLFHADFSVHFPFDPSHRMYDPALGGGALLDIGIYPLALALYLFGAPTSVYGQAQIGQTGVDEQESIILEYGDDRQANCVASVRAAGPCEATITGSSGYIRFQRNFWHSQQLVVQSNGQPSETLDLPFIGNGYVTEVAHVAECIQAGLIESPIVTWAASRSLINTMDQLRQSWGVTYPDEL, encoded by the coding sequence ATGCAACAACTAAAATGGGGGCTACTCGGAACAGGCTGGATCGCTGAACAATTTGCCAACGCCTTAGCCGATTTGCCAAATGCCCAACGTTGGAGCGTGCTTTCGCGCAACCAAGCCTCGGCTGAAAGCTTTGCCCAAACCCATCAATTTGCCCATGCCTATAGCGATCAGGCAGCCTTTTTGGCCGACCCCGAATTGGATGTGGTGATTATTGGTTCGCCGCACCCACGCCATGCTGAACAAACCATCGCCTGTTTGAATGCTGGTAAACATGTGCTGTGCGAAAAACCAATGGGTATCAACAGCCAACAAGTTGAAGCGATGATCGCCGCAGCCCAAGCCAACCAACGCTTTTTGATGGAAGCCATGTGGATGTGGTTTCACCCCAGCACAATCAAGGCTAAACAATTGATCGAGGCTGGGGCAATTGGCAAGCCACACTTGTTCCATGCCGATTTCAGTGTGCACTTCCCGTTCGATCCAAGCCATCGCATGTATGATCCGGCGCTTGGTGGTGGGGCGTTGCTTGATATTGGAATTTACCCCTTGGCCTTGGCCTTGTATCTGTTTGGTGCGCCAACCAGCGTTTATGGTCAAGCTCAAATTGGGCAAACTGGAGTTGATGAACAAGAAAGCATCATTTTGGAATATGGCGATGATCGCCAAGCCAACTGTGTTGCCAGCGTGCGAGCGGCAGGGCCATGCGAAGCAACGATCACCGGCAGCAGCGGCTATATTCGCTTTCAACGCAATTTTTGGCACTCACAACAATTAGTCGTGCAAAGCAACGGCCAACCAAGCGAAACCCTCGATCTGCCATTCATCGGCAATGGCTATGTGACCGAAGTTGCCCATGTGGCCGAATGTATTCAAGCAGGCTTAATCGAAAGCCCAATTGTTACGTGGGCAGCCTCGCGCAGCCTGATCAATACCATGGATCAATTACGTCAAAGCTGGGGTGTAACCTACCCCGACGAGCTTTAG